One window of the Diospyros lotus cultivar Yz01 chromosome 12, ASM1463336v1, whole genome shotgun sequence genome contains the following:
- the LOC127787572 gene encoding uncharacterized protein LOC127787572, translating to MSPYRLVFGKSCHLPVELEYKTYWVIQELNMDLKVAREKRLLQLSELEEFRLNAYENAKLYKENTKYWHDKHILKRNFEIELQVLFFNSRLKLFPGKLQSRWSRPFMVTRVYPYGAVEVHNEATGAFKVNGQRLKPYFVGDVVPKGVTYLMKDSNSG from the coding sequence ATGTCACCATATAGACTAGTCTTTGGGAAGTCTTGCCACCTACCAGTTGAGTTGGAGTACAAAACATACTGGGTTATTCAAGAGCTGAACATGGATTTGAAGGTTGCGAGAGAGAAGAGATTATTACAGTTGAGTGAGTTGGAAGAGTTTAGGTTGAATGCTTATGAGAATGCCAAGCTCTACAAAGAAAACACCAAGTATTGGCATGACAAGCATATCTTGAAGAGAAATTTTGAGATCGAGCTACAAGTACTCTTTTTTAACTCACGGTTGAAATTATTTCCTGGCAAGCTTCAGTCTAGGTGGTCTAGGCCATTCATGGTGACAAGAGTGTATCCTTATGGAGCAGTTGAGGTTCATAACGAAGCCACTGGTGCATTCAAAGTAAATGGACAGCGATTGAAGCCATATTTTGTGGGCGACGTGGTACCCAAAGGAGTCACTTACTTGATGAAAGACTCAAATTCTGGTTGA